A genomic window from Pseudonocardia broussonetiae includes:
- a CDS encoding universal stress protein, with protein sequence MEGRSALVVVGVDNSEGGRAALRFALQDAVRRDARVDVVAAFRRPDHERRVPAPGRSPAQVHEAVRARTREVVEEALAGIDAEQRPPVTVLAVRCSAGQALVHAARTADLLVVGSRGQGAVRSAVLGSVGLHCVLHAPCPVTVVHPAHDRRPVGAAPRS encoded by the coding sequence GTGGAAGGGCGCAGTGCACTCGTCGTCGTGGGCGTCGACAACTCGGAGGGAGGGCGGGCGGCGCTGCGGTTCGCGCTGCAGGACGCCGTGCGGCGCGATGCCCGCGTCGACGTCGTCGCCGCGTTCCGCCGGCCGGACCACGAACGGCGGGTGCCGGCCCCCGGGCGGTCCCCCGCACAGGTGCACGAGGCCGTGCGGGCCCGGACCCGGGAGGTGGTGGAGGAGGCCCTGGCCGGGATCGACGCCGAGCAGCGCCCGCCCGTCACGGTGCTCGCCGTGCGCTGCAGCGCCGGCCAGGCGCTCGTGCACGCCGCCCGGACGGCCGACCTGCTCGTCGTCGGGAGCCGCGGTCAGGGCGCCGTCCGCAGCGCGGTGCTGGGCTCGGTCGGCCTGCACTGCGTCCTGCACGCGCCGTGCCCGGTGACCGTCGTGCATCCCGCGCACGACCGCCGGCCGGTCGGCGCGGCGCCGCGGTCGTGA
- a CDS encoding Acg family FMN-binding oxidoreductase: MTRATRTSAALGLTAEQTELVLATAGRAPSLHNTQPWAFRVRPDLLELHADPQRRLPVVDPADRELRMACGAALFTLRLALIDLGVRPLVTVLPDRRHPTLVAEIRRGGSILPTPEQRRLLEAVPRRHTNRSPFTDIAVTPPERHALRRAAADEGAWLHLVTATDELATLQRLAVRAHQEQDADPAFRAELRRWTGTSPRRPDGVPVAAGGPRPVLHDRWVLRDFTDGTAPQRAPGREFESDPLIAVLTSHLTGPHADVRAGEALQRVLLTATADGLSVSFLSQLIEVDRARDELRRLVGGPLPPQAVLRVGRGWPAVPIPRRPVADLVSDQVSDDDGHRR, encoded by the coding sequence ATGACGAGAGCGACCCGGACGAGCGCGGCGCTCGGACTGACCGCCGAGCAGACGGAGCTGGTGCTCGCCACGGCGGGACGGGCCCCGTCGCTGCACAACACCCAGCCCTGGGCGTTCCGGGTGCGGCCGGACCTCCTCGAGCTCCACGCCGACCCGCAGCGGCGCCTCCCGGTCGTCGACCCGGCCGACCGCGAGCTGCGCATGGCCTGCGGAGCCGCGCTGTTCACCCTCCGACTCGCCCTCATCGACCTCGGGGTGCGCCCGCTGGTCACCGTCCTCCCGGACCGCCGACACCCCACCCTCGTCGCCGAGATCCGCCGCGGCGGAAGCATCCTCCCGACCCCCGAGCAGCGCCGCCTGCTCGAGGCCGTCCCCCGCCGGCACACCAACCGCAGCCCGTTCACCGACATCGCCGTGACCCCTCCCGAACGGCACGCGCTGCGGCGCGCCGCCGCCGACGAGGGCGCCTGGCTGCACCTGGTGACCGCCACCGACGAGCTGGCGACCCTGCAGCGCCTGGCCGTCCGCGCGCACCAGGAACAGGACGCCGACCCCGCGTTCCGGGCCGAGCTCCGTCGGTGGACCGGCACGTCGCCCCGGCGGCCCGACGGGGTGCCGGTCGCGGCCGGCGGGCCCCGGCCCGTCCTGCACGACCGCTGGGTGCTGCGCGACTTCACCGACGGCACCGCCCCGCAGCGGGCACCCGGCAGGGAGTTCGAGAGCGACCCGCTGATCGCCGTCCTCACCTCGCACCTGACCGGGCCGCACGCCGACGTCCGGGCGGGCGAGGCGCTGCAGCGCGTGCTGCTCACCGCGACCGCCGACGGCCTCTCCGTCTCGTTCCTCTCCCAGCTCATCGAGGTGGACCGGGCCCGCGACGAGCTGCGCCGCCTCGTCGGCGGGCCGCTGCCGCCGCAGGCCGTCCTGCGGGTCGGCCGCGGCTGGCCGGCCGTGCCCATCCCGCGGCGTCCGGTGGCGGACCTGGTGTCCGACCAGGTGTCCGACGACGACGGCCACCGGCGTTAG
- a CDS encoding CBS domain-containing protein, with protein MTTRLHDGRVAPPETLDDDPRIAALMTARVVAVTPDAPLHTALRLMAVEDVRHLPVLDGERCLGMVGETDLVHAVAVARPAPVPAPERPGGTR; from the coding sequence ATGACCACCCGACTCCACGACGGGCGCGTCGCACCGCCCGAGACCCTCGACGACGACCCGCGGATCGCGGCGCTGATGACCGCCCGGGTCGTCGCCGTCACGCCCGACGCGCCGCTGCACACGGCGCTGCGCCTGATGGCCGTCGAGGACGTGCGGCACCTCCCCGTCCTCGACGGGGAGCGCTGCCTCGGGATGGTCGGCGAGACCGACCTGGTGCACGCCGTCGCCGTGGCGCGGCCGGCACCGGTTCCGGCGCCCGAACGCCCGGGAGGGACACGATGA
- a CDS encoding halocarboxylic acid dehydrogenase DehI family protein, translated as MSAGPKFPQVEYEESTGALRECYDDVQSVLRVPWVMFAARSLAVFGGFVPAAWRAAAPVFATEQVERAADELRALAVLPGEDPPDPRRRLAGLGFGEDRIAEVRAALAALNHGNAQYLLLITAWCEGVQGRASGGGPSAGAPGAPRPSGLPDGMAALHMVDPRDADERVAGLLTRVTDMHLHHGPSSDFRVLAQWPDFLEVALDDVLGPVVRTPAYEAIALALLDRARAHVRRFPAPAGLSPEQALAVCTESEVAAVTGLLFLFQRFILDVTIDMVRCTQALDGRGAAASSPFSVREA; from the coding sequence ATGAGCGCCGGACCGAAGTTCCCGCAGGTGGAGTACGAGGAGTCGACCGGCGCACTGCGGGAGTGCTACGACGACGTGCAGTCGGTCCTGCGGGTCCCGTGGGTGATGTTCGCGGCGCGGAGCCTGGCCGTCTTCGGCGGGTTCGTCCCGGCCGCCTGGCGGGCCGCCGCGCCCGTCTTCGCCACCGAGCAGGTCGAGCGCGCCGCCGACGAGCTGCGCGCGCTCGCGGTCCTGCCCGGCGAGGACCCGCCCGACCCGCGGCGGCGGCTGGCCGGGCTCGGGTTCGGCGAGGACCGGATTGCCGAGGTCCGCGCCGCCCTGGCCGCCCTGAACCACGGCAACGCCCAGTACCTGCTGCTGATCACGGCCTGGTGCGAGGGCGTCCAGGGACGGGCGAGCGGGGGCGGGCCGTCCGCCGGGGCCCCGGGTGCGCCCCGGCCGTCGGGGCTGCCGGACGGGATGGCGGCGCTGCACATGGTGGACCCCCGCGACGCCGACGAGCGCGTGGCCGGGCTGTTGACCCGGGTCACCGACATGCACCTGCACCACGGTCCGTCGAGCGACTTCCGGGTGCTCGCGCAGTGGCCGGACTTCCTGGAGGTCGCCCTGGACGACGTGCTGGGTCCGGTGGTGCGCACCCCGGCCTACGAGGCCATCGCCCTCGCCCTGCTGGACCGCGCCCGGGCCCACGTCCGGCGCTTCCCGGCCCCCGCGGGGCTCTCGCCCGAGCAGGCCCTCGCGGTGTGCACCGAGTCCGAGGTCGCGGCGGTCACCGGGCTGCTCTTCCTGTTCCAGCGCTTCATCCTCGACGTCACCATCGACATGGTGCGGTGCACGCAGGCCCTGGACGGGCGCGGCGCCGCGGCGTCGTCCCCGTTCTCGGTGCGGGAGGCGTGA
- the nhaA gene encoding Na+/H+ antiporter NhaA codes for MPPPAQPTRNPLFGRGSWPEASRIADILRTETVGGMLLVGAAVVALLWANSPWRGAYTALSEFTIGPAALHLDLSLATWAADGLLAIFFFVAGLELKREFVAGDLRDPRRAALPVAAAVGGMTAPALIYVAVNLGTGGDALRGWAIPTATDIAFALAVLAVISTHLPSALRVFLLTLAVVDDLLAITIIAIFYTSDLHLPALALSLVPLALFAVLVQRRVRSWWLLLPLAVATWALMHESGVHATVAGVLLGFAVPVVRRAAGPGPGLAEHFEHRFRPVSSGVAVPVFAFFAAGVSVVDGGGLGATLTDTVTLGILAGLILGKPVGVMGATWLVQRFTRARLADGLSWWDVLGLSLLAGIGFTVSLLIGELAFGAGTAADDHVKIGVLLGSLLSALLATVVLRIRNRHYRRICAEEQVDADADGIPDVYQRADAGTGDDSGPDDPRRA; via the coding sequence GTGCCCCCGCCCGCACAGCCCACCAGGAACCCCCTCTTCGGCCGCGGCAGCTGGCCCGAGGCCAGCCGCATCGCCGACATCCTGCGCACCGAGACCGTCGGCGGGATGCTGCTCGTCGGGGCGGCCGTCGTCGCCCTGCTCTGGGCCAACTCCCCGTGGCGCGGCGCCTACACCGCCCTGAGCGAGTTCACGATCGGCCCGGCCGCGCTGCACCTGGACCTGTCCCTGGCCACTTGGGCCGCCGACGGCCTGCTCGCGATCTTCTTCTTCGTCGCCGGGCTCGAGCTCAAGCGCGAGTTCGTCGCCGGCGACCTGCGCGACCCCCGCCGCGCCGCGCTGCCCGTCGCCGCCGCCGTGGGCGGCATGACCGCGCCGGCGCTGATCTACGTGGCCGTCAACCTGGGCACCGGCGGCGACGCCCTGCGCGGCTGGGCCATCCCCACCGCCACCGACATCGCGTTCGCCCTCGCGGTGCTCGCCGTGATCAGCACCCACCTGCCGTCGGCGCTGCGGGTCTTCCTGCTCACCCTCGCCGTGGTCGACGACCTGCTCGCCATCACCATCATCGCGATCTTCTACACCTCCGATCTGCACCTGCCGGCGCTCGCGCTGTCCCTCGTCCCGCTGGCGCTGTTCGCCGTGCTCGTCCAGCGCCGCGTCCGCTCCTGGTGGCTGCTGCTGCCGCTCGCCGTGGCGACCTGGGCGCTGATGCACGAGTCGGGGGTGCACGCCACCGTCGCCGGGGTCCTGCTCGGCTTCGCCGTCCCGGTCGTCCGGCGCGCCGCCGGCCCCGGCCCCGGGCTCGCCGAGCACTTCGAGCACCGGTTCCGGCCCGTCTCCAGCGGCGTCGCCGTGCCCGTGTTCGCCTTCTTCGCCGCGGGCGTGTCCGTGGTCGACGGCGGCGGGCTCGGCGCGACGCTGACCGACACGGTCACCCTCGGCATCCTCGCCGGGCTCATCCTCGGCAAGCCCGTCGGCGTCATGGGCGCCACCTGGCTCGTCCAGCGGTTCACCCGCGCCCGCCTGGCCGACGGTCTGAGCTGGTGGGACGTCCTGGGCCTGTCCCTGCTGGCCGGCATCGGCTTCACCGTGTCCCTGCTGATCGGCGAGCTCGCCTTCGGCGCGGGCACCGCGGCCGACGACCACGTCAAGATCGGCGTCCTGCTCGGCTCCCTGCTGTCCGCCCTCCTGGCCACCGTCGTGCTGCGCATCCGCAACCGCCACTACCGCCGCATCTGCGCCGAGGAGCAGGTCGACGCCGACGCCGACGGCATCCCCGACGTCTACCAGCGCGCCGACGCCGGGACCGGCGACGACAGCGGCCCCGACGACCCGCGCCGGGCGTGA
- a CDS encoding ABC transporter ATP-binding protein: MPASRSVPAIRTEGLGKRYGATTAVESLDLTVEPGEVFGLLGPNGAGKSTTIRMLLGLARPTTGRAWIFDAPASDVAAAHALLAHVPADVALWPTLTGGEVLHLLGEIGPGVDRARRDELVERFALDPGKPSRTYSSGNRQKVALVAAFATRAPLLVLDEPTAGLDPLMEQQFQQVVREARDEGRTVLLCSHQLAEVEAVCDRVGILRAGRLVDVAGVGGLRGLHRSRVEALVVGAVPDLTGVAGVSDVEVDGARLRFALDGPPGPALRALAAAEVAALRVHEPSLEEIFLGYYGRTS; this comes from the coding sequence GTGCCCGCATCCCGCTCCGTTCCCGCGATCCGCACCGAGGGCCTGGGCAAGCGCTACGGCGCCACCACCGCCGTCGAGTCCCTGGACCTGACCGTCGAGCCGGGCGAGGTCTTCGGCCTGCTCGGCCCGAACGGGGCGGGGAAGTCGACCACGATCCGGATGCTGCTGGGCCTGGCCCGGCCCACCACGGGGCGGGCGTGGATCTTCGACGCTCCCGCCTCGGACGTGGCGGCCGCGCACGCCCTGCTGGCCCACGTCCCGGCCGACGTGGCGCTGTGGCCGACGCTGACCGGGGGAGAGGTGCTGCACCTGCTGGGCGAGATCGGCCCGGGGGTCGACCGGGCCCGGCGCGACGAGCTGGTGGAGCGGTTCGCGCTGGACCCGGGGAAGCCGTCGCGGACCTACTCCAGCGGCAACCGGCAGAAGGTGGCGCTGGTGGCGGCGTTCGCCACGCGGGCGCCGCTGCTGGTGCTCGACGAGCCGACGGCGGGGCTGGATCCGTTGATGGAGCAGCAGTTCCAGCAGGTCGTGCGCGAGGCCCGCGACGAGGGGCGGACGGTGCTGCTGTGCTCGCACCAGCTCGCCGAGGTCGAGGCGGTGTGCGACCGGGTCGGGATCCTGCGCGCGGGACGCCTGGTGGACGTGGCCGGGGTGGGCGGGCTGCGCGGGCTGCACCGCAGCCGCGTCGAGGCGCTCGTGGTCGGGGCGGTGCCGGACCTGACCGGGGTCGCGGGGGTGTCGGACGTCGAGGTCGACGGGGCCCGGCTGCGGTTCGCGCTCGACGGGCCACCCGGCCCGGCGCTGCGGGCCCTGGCCGCGGCGGAGGTGGCGGCGCTGCGCGTGCACGAGCCGAGCCTGGAGGAGATCTTCCTCGGCTACTACGGGCGGACCTCGTGA
- a CDS encoding polyketide antibiotic transporter, which produces MSTTVERPRTPTPVRPGGARRAVTGLALRQVRRGALVVTAVAGGMSALVVATYDDVVGSAPGGAAALAALAGNPAVRTLFGDPVALDDPGGFAVWRTGTVLAVLVGVWAALATTRVLRGEEDTGRLDLLLGGVLPVAAVVRLHLAVLLGAVGAAGVATAAGLVLAGAGPVGALLHGAGTAAVGIAAIGTAGVAAQAAPARAAASGLAVAVLLGGLLVRMVGDGVEPLGWIRWLSPFGLVALVEPFHTDRVLPLLVLAAVALAVVAVVPSLAARRDVRAGLLPARPPRPARTALLASPARFAVRLVLAPLAGWAAGIGAFFLLIGAVSRSMTDFLDANPVFADLAGQAGFAELGSVQGYASTLFSLLAVPAGAFAAVRTGALGAAETGRRLDLLLAGPVTRTRLLAGHVAVTAAAAVALTVVAGTALWAGAATVGSPLGLGESLAGALNSLPVTALGLGAAVAALGLAPGAVVPVGLLPGAGGFLLTVVADSVGAPPWVVGVSPFAHLAAVPAVGPDVGGAAVMTVVAAALVVVGTVGYGRRDVR; this is translated from the coding sequence GTGAGCACGACGGTGGAGCGGCCCCGGACCCCGACGCCGGTGCGTCCCGGGGGAGCCCGGCGGGCCGTCACCGGGCTCGCGCTGCGGCAGGTGCGGCGGGGCGCGCTGGTCGTGACGGCCGTGGCGGGCGGCATGTCGGCGCTGGTCGTCGCGACCTACGACGACGTCGTCGGCTCGGCCCCCGGCGGCGCGGCCGCGCTGGCGGCGCTGGCGGGCAACCCGGCCGTCCGCACCCTGTTCGGCGACCCGGTGGCGCTCGACGACCCCGGGGGCTTCGCGGTCTGGCGCACCGGGACCGTGCTCGCGGTCCTGGTGGGGGTGTGGGCCGCGCTCGCCACCACCCGCGTGCTGCGCGGCGAGGAGGACACCGGCCGGCTGGACCTGCTGCTCGGCGGGGTCCTGCCGGTCGCGGCGGTGGTCCGCCTGCACCTGGCGGTGCTGCTGGGCGCGGTGGGTGCCGCGGGTGTCGCGACCGCCGCAGGGCTCGTGCTGGCCGGGGCGGGGCCCGTCGGGGCGCTGCTGCACGGGGCCGGGACGGCCGCGGTGGGGATCGCGGCGATCGGGACGGCCGGGGTGGCGGCGCAGGCGGCGCCGGCGCGGGCGGCGGCGAGCGGCCTGGCGGTGGCGGTGCTGCTCGGCGGCCTGCTGGTGCGGATGGTCGGCGACGGGGTCGAGCCGCTGGGGTGGATCCGGTGGCTGTCGCCGTTCGGGCTGGTGGCGCTGGTCGAGCCGTTCCACACCGACCGGGTGCTGCCGCTGCTGGTGCTGGCCGCGGTGGCGCTCGCGGTGGTCGCGGTGGTGCCGTCGCTCGCCGCGCGGCGGGACGTCCGGGCGGGGCTGCTCCCCGCCCGGCCGCCGCGCCCCGCCCGCACGGCGCTGCTCGCGTCGCCCGCCCGGTTCGCCGTGCGCCTGGTGCTCGCCCCGCTGGCCGGGTGGGCGGCCGGGATCGGCGCGTTCTTCCTGCTCATCGGGGCGGTGTCGCGGTCGATGACCGACTTCCTCGACGCCAACCCGGTGTTCGCCGACCTCGCCGGGCAGGCGGGGTTCGCGGAGCTGGGTTCGGTGCAGGGCTACGCGTCGACCCTGTTCTCCCTGCTCGCCGTGCCGGCCGGGGCGTTCGCCGCGGTCCGCACCGGGGCGCTGGGCGCCGCGGAGACCGGCAGACGGCTGGACCTGCTGCTGGCCGGGCCGGTCACCCGCACCCGGCTGCTCGCCGGGCACGTCGCCGTCACGGCGGCCGCGGCGGTGGCGCTCACCGTCGTGGCCGGGACCGCGCTCTGGGCGGGAGCGGCGACGGTCGGCAGCCCGCTGGGGCTCGGCGAGTCCCTCGCCGGCGCGCTGAACAGCCTCCCGGTCACCGCGCTGGGCCTGGGCGCGGCCGTCGCGGCGCTGGGCCTCGCGCCGGGCGCGGTGGTGCCGGTCGGGCTGCTGCCCGGAGCCGGCGGGTTCCTGCTCACCGTCGTGGCCGACAGCGTCGGGGCACCGCCGTGGGTGGTCGGGGTCTCGCCGTTCGCCCACCTGGCCGCGGTGCCGGCGGTGGGGCCGGACGTCGGGGGTGCGGCCGTCATGACGGTGGTCGCGGCCGCGCTGGTCGTGGTCGGCACCGTCGGCTACGGGCGCCGGGACGTGCGGTGA
- a CDS encoding glycosyltransferase, translated as MRILLLTAGSRGDVDPFLALAHRAAAAGHEVVLGVTREFVDGARLAATEGADGGAPRFEVAALDGDFAAVVEAQGVSPWAAARAFRSTVAPMMAGMLRSAVRVAMERRPDVIVHHPKVLSAAVAAARLDRPRVLVEIVPTLTPTREFPAAGITTTGLGPLNPLTYRLAAAAGAVFRGVLRDLRAEAGLPTRGALPGPARTLVPVSPALLPRPADWPAATVLTGQWTRPERPAAADPELADFLRAGRVLCAGFGSMADGDPERRARALVGAAREHDLRVLLVTGWGGLRLPGDLAGDDVLVRSAVAHGHVLPLCAAAVHHGGAGTTHAVVRAGIPSVVVPFLADQPFWAHLLHRRGLAAPPVPSRRLDRRRVAAALGALPGAAAVQVVADRMAHDDGCGAALDAVEHSEAR; from the coding sequence GTGAGGATCCTGCTGCTGACCGCGGGCAGCCGCGGTGACGTCGACCCGTTCCTCGCGCTCGCCCACCGCGCCGCGGCGGCCGGGCACGAGGTCGTGCTGGGGGTGACCCGGGAGTTCGTCGACGGTGCCCGGCTCGCCGCGACGGAGGGGGCGGACGGGGGAGCGCCCCGGTTCGAGGTGGCCGCGCTGGACGGCGACTTCGCCGCGGTGGTCGAGGCGCAGGGGGTGTCGCCGTGGGCCGCCGCGCGGGCGTTCCGCTCGACCGTCGCGCCGATGATGGCCGGGATGCTGCGCTCGGCGGTGCGCGTCGCCATGGAGCGCCGGCCCGACGTGATCGTGCACCACCCGAAGGTGCTCAGCGCCGCGGTCGCCGCGGCGCGCCTGGACCGGCCGCGGGTCCTGGTCGAGATCGTCCCGACGCTGACGCCCACCCGGGAGTTCCCCGCCGCCGGGATCACCACGACCGGGCTGGGACCGCTCAACCCGCTCACCTACCGCCTCGCCGCGGCGGCCGGGGCGGTGTTCCGCGGGGTGCTCCGCGACCTGCGCGCCGAGGCCGGGCTGCCGACCCGCGGCGCGCTCCCGGGCCCTGCCCGGACGCTGGTGCCGGTCAGCCCGGCGCTGCTGCCCCGGCCCGCCGACTGGCCCGCCGCCACCGTGCTGACCGGGCAGTGGACGCGGCCCGAGCGGCCCGCCGCGGCCGATCCGGAGCTCGCGGACTTCCTCCGCGCGGGCCGGGTGCTCTGCGCCGGGTTCGGGTCGATGGCCGACGGCGATCCGGAACGCCGGGCCCGGGCCCTGGTCGGCGCCGCCCGCGAGCACGACCTGCGCGTCCTGCTCGTCACCGGGTGGGGAGGCCTGCGCCTGCCCGGCGACCTCGCCGGCGACGACGTGCTGGTGCGGTCCGCGGTCGCCCACGGGCACGTCCTCCCGCTCTGCGCGGCCGCGGTGCACCACGGCGGGGCCGGCACCACCCACGCCGTGGTGCGCGCCGGGATCCCCTCGGTGGTGGTCCCCTTCCTCGCCGACCAGCCGTTCTGGGCCCACCTGCTGCACCGGCGCGGGCTGGCCGCGCCACCCGTCCCGTCCCGCCGCCTCGACCGCCGCCGCGTCGCGGCGGCGCTCGGCGCCCTCCCGGGGGCGGCCGCGGTGCAGGTCGTGGCCGACCGCATGGCCCACGACGACGGCTGCGGCGCCGCGCTGGACGCCGTCGAGCACTCCGAGGCCCGGTGA
- a CDS encoding glycosyltransferase: protein MKILVVTLGTRGDVQPFVALARSARDRGHDVVLAAPERFRPLAAAHGLDLVRIDDGPLALMDGVAGAAVSGGVRAKLALARAMPAAFGRVLEDCATIARGIGHDADVVVHNGQVIGAPHVAELLGVPCVLALTVPVYVPTREFPWPGAPLPPWLPGWANRAGYLGMRGPAVVFARVVDDWRRRDLGLPRRRGRHDPLRRPDGVPVPVLNAVSRHVVPPPEDWPPSVTTTGYWFLPAARPGLPAGVEEFLAAGEPPVLVGFGSMAGADPAATTRTVLDAVRAAGLRAIVATGWGGLVAGEVPASVLVVDDVPHDVLLPRVAAVVHHGGAGTTAAVAAAGRPQVVCPFVADQPFWARRVHDLGVGPAPVPQRRMTAAALAAALRMATGDPAVAARAAALGARIREEDGTAVAVRALEALVTGATAAAPRTPSPPSWS, encoded by the coding sequence GTGAAGATCCTCGTCGTCACCCTCGGCACGCGCGGTGACGTGCAGCCGTTCGTCGCACTGGCCCGCTCCGCGCGCGACCGCGGGCACGACGTGGTGCTGGCCGCGCCGGAGCGCTTCCGCCCGCTCGCGGCCGCGCACGGGCTCGACCTCGTGCGGATCGACGACGGCCCCCTGGCGCTGATGGACGGCGTCGCCGGGGCGGCGGTGTCCGGGGGTGTGCGGGCCAAGCTGGCCCTCGCCCGGGCGATGCCCGCGGCGTTCGGCCGCGTGCTGGAGGACTGCGCGACGATCGCGCGCGGCATCGGGCACGACGCCGACGTCGTCGTGCACAACGGTCAGGTCATCGGCGCCCCGCACGTGGCCGAGCTGCTCGGCGTGCCCTGCGTGCTCGCGCTGACCGTGCCCGTGTACGTGCCGACGCGGGAGTTCCCCTGGCCGGGGGCGCCCCTGCCGCCCTGGCTGCCCGGGTGGGCGAACCGGGCCGGCTACCTCGGCATGCGCGGGCCGGCGGTGGTGTTCGCCCGCGTCGTGGACGACTGGCGCAGGCGCGACCTCGGGCTGCCCCGGCGCCGCGGGCGCCACGACCCGCTGCGCCGCCCCGACGGCGTGCCCGTGCCCGTGCTCAACGCGGTGAGCCGCCACGTGGTGCCCCCGCCGGAGGACTGGCCCCCGTCGGTCACCACCACCGGCTACTGGTTCCTCCCCGCCGCCCGGCCCGGGCTGCCCGCCGGCGTCGAGGAGTTCCTCGCCGCGGGTGAGCCGCCGGTGCTCGTCGGGTTCGGCAGCATGGCCGGCGCCGACCCGGCTGCGACCACCCGGACGGTGCTCGACGCCGTCCGCGCGGCCGGCCTGCGCGCGATCGTGGCGACCGGGTGGGGCGGCCTCGTCGCAGGGGAGGTTCCTGCCTCGGTGCTGGTCGTCGACGACGTGCCGCACGACGTGCTGCTGCCCCGCGTCGCCGCCGTCGTCCACCACGGCGGGGCCGGGACGACCGCGGCGGTCGCCGCTGCCGGTCGTCCGCAGGTGGTGTGCCCCTTCGTGGCGGACCAGCCGTTCTGGGCCCGCCGGGTCCACGACCTCGGTGTCGGTCCCGCCCCCGTGCCACAGCGGCGGATGACCGCCGCCGCCCTGGCCGCCGCGCTGCGCATGGCGACGGGCGACCCGGCCGTGGCCGCGCGCGCCGCCGCGCTGGGCGCCCGGATCCGCGAGGAGGACGGCACCGCGGTGGCCGTCCGGGCCCTCGAGGCGCTCGTTACCGGCGCTACCGCAGCCGCGCCCCGTACACCTTCTCCACCGTCATGGTCATGA
- a CDS encoding PPOX class F420-dependent oxidoreductase — translation MTAPAFDPHALLAESRLGVLATIKSDGRPQLSPVTPTYHREAGVLQVSMTEGRAKTANLRRDPRAALEVTSPDGWAWATAEGTVVLTGPGTDPHGPEVEALVEYYRAAAGEHPDWDEYRAVMVSDRRVLMTMTVEKVYGARLR, via the coding sequence ATGACCGCCCCCGCGTTCGACCCCCACGCACTGCTCGCCGAGAGCCGCCTGGGCGTCCTCGCCACGATCAAGTCCGACGGCCGGCCCCAGCTCTCGCCGGTGACGCCGACCTACCACCGCGAGGCGGGGGTGCTGCAGGTGTCGATGACCGAGGGCCGCGCCAAGACCGCGAACCTGCGGCGCGACCCGCGGGCGGCGCTGGAGGTCACCAGCCCCGACGGCTGGGCCTGGGCGACCGCCGAGGGCACCGTCGTCCTCACGGGTCCGGGCACCGACCCGCACGGCCCCGAGGTCGAGGCCCTGGTGGAGTACTACCGCGCCGCCGCGGGCGAGCACCCCGACTGGGACGAGTACCGCGCGGTCATGGTGTCCGACCGGCGGGTGCTCATGACCATGACGGTGGAGAAGGTGTACGGGGCGCGGCTGCGGTAG
- a CDS encoding cyclase family protein yields the protein MTAGRQVPAQDDVLGYFATLSNWGRWGEDDERGTLNHVTDDVRLAAARAVRHGRSVSCAWEVAVPGDMERSTTACPCAADMPGAEGMPPAFHADRRWGFSTEHLGMTFHGNAVTHLDSPCHLFWDGTMYNGRPHSLVDPATGSAWAAVTAAADGIVTRGVLLDVAAVRGVPWLEPGDGVFPDDLEEAERRQGVRVRRGDAVLLRTGRGRARHEQGPAPGVEQAGWHASCLPWLHEREVALIGADTPQDVQPSGYPDVLMPVHAVGLVAMGLWLLDNCDLEACATTAAELGRWDFQLAVAPVRLAGTSGSPVNPIATF from the coding sequence ATGACAGCAGGGCGACAGGTCCCCGCGCAGGACGACGTGCTCGGCTACTTCGCGACGCTGTCGAACTGGGGGCGGTGGGGCGAGGATGACGAGCGCGGCACGCTGAACCACGTCACCGACGACGTCCGGCTGGCGGCGGCGCGGGCCGTGCGCCACGGCCGGAGCGTGTCGTGCGCGTGGGAGGTCGCGGTGCCGGGGGACATGGAGCGGTCGACGACGGCGTGCCCGTGCGCCGCCGACATGCCGGGCGCCGAGGGCATGCCGCCCGCGTTCCACGCCGACCGGCGCTGGGGCTTCTCGACCGAGCACCTGGGCATGACGTTCCACGGCAACGCGGTCACCCACCTCGACTCGCCGTGCCACCTCTTCTGGGACGGCACGATGTACAACGGGCGCCCGCACTCGCTGGTCGACCCCGCGACGGGCTCGGCGTGGGCCGCGGTCACGGCGGCGGCGGACGGGATCGTCACGCGGGGCGTCCTCCTCGACGTCGCGGCGGTCCGCGGCGTGCCGTGGCTGGAGCCGGGGGACGGGGTGTTCCCCGACGACCTCGAGGAGGCCGAGCGCCGCCAGGGCGTGCGGGTGCGCCGCGGCGACGCGGTGCTGCTGCGGACCGGCCGGGGCCGCGCCCGGCACGAGCAGGGTCCGGCGCCCGGGGTCGAGCAGGCCGGCTGGCACGCGTCCTGCCTGCCGTGGCTGCACGAGCGGGAGGTCGCGCTGATCGGCGCCGACACGCCCCAGGACGTCCAGCCGTCGGGGTACCCGGACGTGCTGATGCCGGTCCACGCCGTGGGCCTCGTGGCGATGGGGCTGTGGCTGCTCGACAACTGCGACCTGGAGGCGTGCGCGACCACGGCCGCCGAGCTCGGTCGGTGGGACTTCCAGCTGGCGGTCGCGCCGGTCCGCCTCGCGGGCACGTCCGGCAGTCCGGTCAACCCGATCGCGACGTTCTGA